A genomic window from Caldicellulosiruptor kronotskyensis 2002 includes:
- a CDS encoding ATPase, T2SS/T4P/T4SS family, which produces MIINPLHVNLRIDTEELEEEKITEIIQELIRRRPEVIAANELQLANLSSEIQKIIAEKGFKKISVKDVINNMVGYGILQDLLEDPEVTDVFVNGPDYIAYKKNGIVYRTNKKFKSKKQLREFIKRVVVLNGKWINENEAKVVVSDPRQTLRIVATLEVLTLDTPVLRIRKPPTSRTLDQLVELEVLTPQQANRLKDFVKKRKTIVIAGAPASGKTALLSALVREIPEIEQYKVIQESAEIPRVHDNSWVELIRQTENPNIKDYSLFELTKIGLLESLDRIIIGEIKGKEAYEWIMAVYSGMWGSMTTIHSNSAEEAIEKLIILMKMVDNDLSENFLRNVILHSVDYILYMEKFKLKQIYRVRKEANSCAEEVLDVLQTQG; this is translated from the coding sequence GTGATAATCAATCCGCTGCATGTGAACCTTCGCATTGATACAGAAGAACTTGAAGAAGAAAAAATAACAGAGATAATTCAGGAACTCATAAGACGTCGCCCAGAGGTGATTGCTGCAAATGAACTGCAACTTGCAAACCTGAGCAGTGAAATTCAAAAAATCATAGCTGAAAAGGGATTCAAAAAGATAAGCGTCAAGGACGTCATAAACAACATGGTTGGGTACGGGATACTGCAGGATTTGCTTGAAGATCCGGAAGTTACAGATGTTTTTGTCAATGGTCCCGACTACATCGCATACAAGAAAAATGGCATTGTCTACAGGACAAATAAAAAGTTCAAATCTAAAAAACAGTTAAGAGAATTCATAAAGCGAGTTGTGGTTTTAAATGGAAAATGGATAAACGAGAATGAGGCAAAAGTAGTCGTATCCGACCCCAGACAAACACTCAGAATTGTTGCAACCCTGGAAGTGCTAACTCTTGATACACCGGTACTGAGAATCAGAAAACCGCCTACCAGCAGAACACTTGACCAACTTGTCGAATTAGAAGTATTAACACCTCAGCAGGCCAACCGGCTAAAAGATTTTGTAAAGAAAAGAAAAACAATTGTTATAGCCGGTGCACCTGCATCGGGCAAGACTGCTCTGCTCTCCGCACTAGTCAGGGAAATACCCGAAATCGAACAATACAAAGTAATACAAGAAAGTGCTGAAATTCCAAGAGTACACGATAATTCATGGGTTGAACTCATAAGACAGACTGAAAACCCCAACATAAAAGATTACTCGCTGTTTGAACTTACAAAGATAGGACTTCTGGAATCCCTTGACAGGATCATCATAGGCGAAATCAAAGGCAAAGAAGCATACGAATGGATAATGGCAGTATACTCTGGTATGTGGGGTTCTATGACAACAATACACTCTAACTCAGCAGAAGAAGCAATTGAAAAACTGATAATACTCATGAAAATGGTTGACAATGACTTGAGTGAAAACTTCTTGAGAAATGTTATACTACACTCAGTGGACTATATTCTGTACATGGAAAAATTTAAACTAAAACAAATCTATCGGGTCAGAAAAGAGGCGAATAGCTGTGCTGAAGAAGTTCTGGATGTATTACAAACGCAGGGATAA
- a CDS encoding class I SAM-dependent methyltransferase, whose amino-acid sequence MDSQELAKTNELYNRHWWFLGKYKIVHRLIQKYIKTPYTPRVLDLGCGPAYFARFYQYTGIDPNTNIDAHNIIKARIEDVELTDKYDVILALDVLEHLEDDRIILRYLNENLKDNGIAIITVPAHPWLFSEHDRVCGHYRRYTKKQLKALLREFECRIYYYNSLLFPVEVLYRLITKGKNNLKILPGSLNRLLFFILSMEYYLLPVLPMGLSLLAVVKKKGGE is encoded by the coding sequence ATGGACTCTCAGGAACTTGCAAAGACAAATGAACTTTACAACAGGCACTGGTGGTTTCTCGGGAAATATAAAATAGTACACAGACTTATACAGAAATATATCAAAACACCCTATACACCAAGGGTGCTTGACCTTGGATGTGGTCCGGCGTATTTTGCAAGGTTCTACCAGTACACTGGCATCGACCCGAATACAAATATTGATGCGCATAACATCATAAAGGCACGGATAGAAGATGTTGAGCTAACCGACAAATATGACGTTATACTTGCCCTTGATGTGCTGGAACACTTAGAAGATGACAGGATAATACTCCGATATCTGAATGAAAACTTAAAAGACAATGGTATTGCAATAATCACAGTACCAGCACATCCATGGCTATTCTCTGAACATGACAGAGTATGTGGGCACTACAGAAGATATACAAAAAAACAGCTCAAAGCCTTGCTGAGAGAGTTTGAGTGCAGGATATACTATTACAACTCATTGCTGTTCCCGGTGGAAGTTTTGTACAGGCTAATTACAAAAGGCAAGAACAACTTAAAAATATTGCCCGGCAGTCTTAACAGACTGCTGTTTTTTATACTCTCTATGGAATACTATTTGCTACCTGTTTTACCGATGGGACTTTCACTTCTGGCAGTTGTCAAAAAGAAAGGGGGTGAATAA
- a CDS encoding dolichyl-phosphate beta-glucosyltransferase, which translates to MKGTIVVPAYNEFFRMSLLFPRYYELTKQYEMILVDDGSNDQTYRIGELLGWHIVRLPRNMGKGFAVRVGVLKALSLKPAPEFIGFTDADLSVSPDQWGKLIEKLKDFDIVIGSRSMPDSIVHRNSVRKLASKVFSTIVDEVLQLQIHDTQCGLKFFRPEVAKLLFTEPLIANRFAFDVEILLRAKMLDFSIAEIGVNWQEQKGSHVKLRTTFEMIKSLIKLANAYNGLSPLEYKKIIQSRRVM; encoded by the coding sequence GTGAAAGGTACTATAGTAGTACCAGCATACAATGAATTTTTCAGGATGAGTCTTCTGTTTCCACGATATTATGAGTTGACAAAACAGTATGAAATGATACTAGTAGATGACGGGTCAAACGATCAAACATATAGAATTGGAGAACTTCTTGGCTGGCATATAGTACGATTGCCCAGAAACATGGGGAAGGGGTTTGCAGTAAGGGTGGGTGTTTTAAAAGCATTAAGTCTGAAACCAGCACCTGAGTTCATTGGATTCACCGATGCTGACCTTAGTGTATCACCCGACCAGTGGGGAAAACTTATTGAAAAACTCAAAGACTTCGATATTGTTATAGGTTCGCGTTCTATGCCTGATTCAATTGTTCACAGAAATTCAGTGAGAAAACTTGCAAGCAAAGTTTTTTCCACAATTGTGGATGAAGTTTTACAATTACAAATCCACGATACACAATGCGGTCTCAAATTCTTCCGCCCAGAAGTTGCAAAGTTGTTGTTCACTGAACCGCTAATAGCTAACAGATTTGCATTTGACGTTGAGATTTTGCTTAGAGCGAAAATGCTTGATTTCTCAATTGCAGAAATAGGTGTAAACTGGCAAGAACAAAAAGGCAGTCATGTAAAATTAAGAACCACGTTTGAGATGATAAAGTCTCTTATTAAACTTGCAAATGCCTACAATGGGCTCAGCCCATTGGAATATAAAAAAATTATCCAGTCAAGGAGAGTGATGTAG
- a CDS encoding prepilin peptidase, with translation MQSLLSLILAVAITAIASYYDIKTRQIPDWIWALTVVLAIAIWQKNLLKNGNLMVAALIFICLFLLAYYKLLGGGDLKLISALALLVGGSITAAIAAGTLLQLGFAYWRMLRTGENMWRQQLPLMPFVLFGLVAVVIINLFTKYHFEGGSF, from the coding sequence ATGCAAAGTTTGCTGTCTTTGATTCTGGCAGTTGCAATTACAGCAATTGCTTCATACTATGACATCAAAACACGGCAGATCCCCGACTGGATTTGGGCTTTGACAGTCGTACTGGCAATTGCAATCTGGCAAAAAAACCTTCTTAAAAATGGTAACTTAATGGTTGCTGCTTTGATTTTTATATGCCTGTTTTTACTTGCATACTACAAACTGCTCGGCGGAGGTGACTTGAAACTTATAAGTGCTCTGGCTCTACTGGTCGGTGGAAGTATAACCGCTGCTATTGCAGCCGGTACGCTCTTACAACTCGGATTTGCATACTGGAGAATGTTGAGAACAGGTGAAAACATGTGGAGACAGCAACTGCCACTCATGCCGTTTGTGCTCTTTGGCCTGGTGGCAGTTGTGATAATAAATCTTTTCACAAAATACCACTTTGAAGGAGGTAGTTTTTAA
- a CDS encoding SAF domain-containing protein — protein sequence MRLKKIGLFFVFLVLATGLAFGEYYLLTNIANKPQYQLIIVAKQDIPAGAQITLDKLSVARVDIQTPIHAAKTRNQILGKYALYDIKAGEPIIPEHLTNLSVNTLANGMKLTTVRIDPVPYDFLNIGDEIELGCVIQNKTLSWRVRVIQVYDPNFRDIRSVKEQLQQTNAAQQAPALMIGYLAVAGDDSTIKTLKLAERQGILFVIKGK from the coding sequence TTGAGACTAAAAAAAATAGGACTTTTCTTCGTTTTCCTTGTCTTAGCAACTGGTCTGGCCTTTGGAGAGTATTACCTGCTCACAAATATAGCAAATAAACCACAATATCAGCTAATAATTGTAGCCAAACAAGATATACCAGCAGGCGCTCAAATCACACTTGACAAATTATCAGTAGCACGAGTAGATATCCAGACGCCAATCCATGCTGCTAAAACCAGAAATCAAATATTGGGTAAGTATGCTCTATATGACATCAAGGCAGGTGAACCAATTATACCAGAGCACCTGACAAATTTGTCTGTAAATACTCTCGCAAATGGAATGAAATTGACAACTGTTAGAATAGACCCAGTTCCATACGATTTTTTAAACATCGGGGATGAAATTGAGCTGGGGTGTGTGATTCAAAATAAAACACTCTCCTGGCGTGTTAGAGTAATTCAAGTTTACGACCCAAACTTTAGAGATATACGAAGTGTCAAGGAACAACTGCAGCAGACAAATGCAGCACAGCAAGCACCCGCATTGATGATTGGCTATCTGGCTGTTGCAGGTGATGACTCAACAATAAAAACCCTAAAACTTGCTGAACGGCAGGGAATTTTGTTTGTGATAAAAGGAAAATAA
- a CDS encoding single-stranded DNA-binding protein: MNKCLFFGRLTKDPEVFTTQNGNKLVRITIAMDRTVKGEKKTQFIPCIAFGKNAELIEQHYNKGREILVEARAENARGKTKDGVEYPTFRFVIERFWFAGSKLKQQHEQTAVAETVESEISEDELEKELEEFFEEDTNFEPPVENGVITAEEDLPF, from the coding sequence ATGAACAAATGCTTGTTTTTTGGCAGACTCACAAAAGACCCTGAAGTCTTTACAACACAGAATGGCAACAAACTTGTCAGGATAACAATTGCCATGGACAGAACAGTCAAGGGAGAGAAAAAAACTCAATTCATTCCATGCATAGCATTCGGGAAAAACGCTGAACTGATTGAACAACACTATAACAAGGGACGTGAAATTTTAGTTGAGGCAAGAGCTGAAAATGCCAGAGGAAAAACAAAAGACGGTGTGGAATATCCTACTTTCAGGTTTGTGATTGAGCGTTTCTGGTTTGCAGGTTCTAAACTTAAACAGCAGCATGAACAGACTGCAGTAGCAGAAACAGTAGAATCCGAAATTTCTGAGGATGAACTGGAAAAGGAACTGGAAGAGTTCTTCGAAGAAGATACAAACTTTGAACCACCAGTAGAAAACGGTGTTATCACAGCAGAAGAAGATCTGCCATTCTAA
- a CDS encoding HD-GYP domain-containing protein, protein MQTTLSLLLQNMSEKNAILLTHSLNVAKLCTIMAKNLGMDEEFYYTAGLLHDVGKLLVPNALLDKSITIGKEELEILKSHSKWGAEILRLLGLEQFSTIALLHHQDTADLPLSVQIVSVADKFEAMTSLWRQYKKPVTAKEAIDELWRMQIFHPTVIEALAIAQMELITKKEN, encoded by the coding sequence ATGCAAACAACTTTGAGTCTTCTTTTACAGAATATGAGCGAGAAAAACGCAATCCTTCTTACCCATTCGTTAAACGTTGCAAAACTGTGCACTATAATGGCAAAAAATCTGGGAATGGATGAGGAATTTTATTATACTGCAGGACTGTTGCATGATGTTGGAAAGTTGCTTGTTCCCAACGCACTTCTGGATAAATCCATCACAATAGGGAAAGAAGAATTAGAAATTCTCAAGAGCCACAGCAAATGGGGTGCAGAAATCTTGAGACTGCTGGGGCTTGAACAGTTCTCAACAATAGCCCTGCTTCATCATCAGGACACTGCAGATTTGCCACTGTCTGTACAGATTGTATCGGTTGCAGATAAGTTTGAAGCTATGACTTCTTTGTGGCGGCAGTACAAAAAGCCTGTAACAGCAAAAGAAGCAATTGATGAACTGTGGAGAATGCAAATATTTCATCCAACAGTCATAGAAGCTCTTGCAATTGCACAAATGGAACTCATAACAAAAAAGGAGAACTAA
- a CDS encoding metal-dependent hydrolase, giving the protein MRGYTHLAFALAAASSIQVLTHKDVLSLPVMVAGISALLPDIDHTDSLLGRKIKPISWLINKLLGHRTITHSLDFAIGLCVIILLTSKFSYWAWMFALGYITHLLLDSLTRTGIKLSMLRQNSTIGFKLVKTGGVVDTAIFIVCLLILSFL; this is encoded by the coding sequence ATGAGAGGCTATACCCATTTGGCTTTTGCTTTAGCAGCAGCCAGTAGTATACAAGTGCTTACTCATAAAGATGTTCTGTCACTGCCAGTAATGGTAGCAGGCATATCAGCACTCCTGCCTGATATAGACCACACGGATTCGCTACTGGGAAGAAAAATAAAGCCAATTTCATGGCTCATAAACAAACTGCTTGGGCACAGGACAATAACACATAGCCTTGACTTTGCAATTGGTCTTTGTGTGATAATACTTTTGACTTCAAAATTCAGCTATTGGGCTTGGATGTTTGCACTGGGATATATCACTCATCTGCTGCTGGATAGCCTAACCAGGACAGGTATTAAACTTTCTATGCTTCGACAAAATTCGACAATCGGGTTTAAACTTGTTAAAACAGGCGGAGTTGTGGATACCGCAATCTTTATCGTTTGCTTGCTCATTTTGAGTTTTTTATAA
- a CDS encoding M23 family metallopeptidase, translating to MYYRTNTRRRKLVDLLKNPVAIALLGFFLIIVAFLAVIYSFAEEKSISEKLTKEQNERLLREITEEIRKLNGNLHDYNGIDEDLILTYPWVIAYYKYLVLSSNMGLLEKKDLEEVMKEATKRGIKNVTEDVVRKLLPEVYFRKCKNELLSIARRMQPRFFYIKHNITTETTKQVTKQKTRTYTYTVENEVYDPQTGQTEKVSSIKTQTVKITWAEKVKVTETQPIFLLICADTIKNRFTVSYKLQKTTTTYQNDLPVSASVYDAGKLELDFDPKKIIEQKEAKKAKDLNIKTKYEIVSNLDNTGKVKKTVKTDVLDPGNQNPSVSLPKEAKNVSYTDSQEVVLKEETLQKVQTMPVIDSTYNVDAEYKRLDEMILEDNKNDDVEFSKKLIIYTAMTYERGDKDFGWLFEDVKENIFGRPEVVSVSSLIQYVPREYEKYFEEAEKILGIPSWFLAAIAARESSFNPKAKAKNKDGYACGLMQVQQIYWDDHVKDFKARYPNIDITGDINNPRDQILIGSFVFKSYLGGAQIDWAGSGWQEGVIPALASYWLGPEGCKSDAPDYKKTRTYYAPKLIAQARLFKFRSFEKQHPEYMPVDSKYMIITSLFGLRIHPITGREKMHTGVDIGAPVNTDVKSIIDGIVEFTGAMQGYGNTVIVKGTLSGQEIEVLYAHLNSIVVEKGQAVTQGQVVGGVGSTGWSTGPHLHFEIRIAGQPVDPFEILQ from the coding sequence GTGTATTATAGAACAAATACCAGAAGAAGAAAACTTGTAGACCTACTGAAAAATCCAGTTGCTATAGCCCTCCTTGGCTTTTTTCTCATAATAGTTGCCTTCCTTGCCGTAATATACTCTTTTGCTGAAGAGAAAAGTATTTCAGAAAAGCTCACAAAAGAGCAGAATGAAAGGTTGCTTCGTGAAATTACAGAAGAGATAAGAAAACTCAATGGTAATCTTCACGATTACAATGGAATTGACGAAGACTTAATTCTTACCTATCCATGGGTGATTGCATATTACAAATACCTCGTCCTTTCAAGTAACATGGGGCTACTGGAGAAAAAGGACTTGGAGGAAGTTATGAAAGAAGCTACAAAGAGAGGTATTAAAAATGTTACAGAAGATGTAGTGAGAAAGCTCCTGCCAGAAGTTTACTTTCGCAAATGCAAAAATGAACTTTTGAGTATAGCAAGAAGAATGCAGCCACGATTCTTTTATATCAAGCACAATATTACAACAGAAACTACAAAACAGGTTACAAAGCAAAAGACAAGAACGTATACGTATACGGTTGAAAATGAAGTATACGACCCTCAAACTGGTCAAACCGAAAAAGTAAGTTCTATTAAAACTCAAACTGTCAAAATAACATGGGCAGAAAAGGTAAAAGTGACAGAAACACAGCCTATTTTCCTTTTAATTTGTGCTGATACAATCAAAAACCGGTTTACTGTTTCATACAAACTTCAAAAAACCACAACCACATACCAAAACGACCTGCCAGTATCAGCAAGTGTCTATGACGCTGGCAAACTTGAACTTGATTTTGATCCAAAGAAAATAATTGAACAAAAAGAAGCAAAAAAGGCGAAGGATTTAAACATCAAAACAAAATATGAAATTGTCAGCAATCTTGATAATACAGGAAAAGTTAAAAAAACTGTAAAAACAGATGTACTTGATCCGGGCAACCAAAATCCTTCTGTTTCACTTCCGAAAGAAGCTAAAAATGTTTCATATACTGATTCTCAAGAGGTAGTCTTAAAAGAGGAAACACTGCAAAAAGTCCAGACTATGCCTGTGATTGACAGCACGTACAATGTTGATGCAGAGTACAAAAGACTTGATGAAATGATTCTTGAAGACAACAAAAACGATGATGTTGAATTTTCTAAAAAACTTATCATATACACAGCAATGACTTATGAAAGAGGTGACAAAGATTTTGGATGGCTGTTTGAAGATGTAAAAGAAAACATTTTTGGCAGACCAGAAGTTGTATCAGTAAGTTCGCTTATTCAATATGTACCCAGAGAATACGAAAAATATTTTGAGGAAGCTGAAAAGATACTGGGTATTCCCTCGTGGTTTTTGGCTGCAATTGCAGCAAGAGAAAGCTCATTTAACCCGAAGGCAAAAGCCAAAAACAAAGATGGTTATGCATGTGGACTTATGCAAGTGCAGCAAATCTACTGGGACGACCACGTAAAAGACTTCAAAGCACGCTACCCCAACATCGACATTACAGGTGATATCAATAACCCACGTGACCAGATTCTGATAGGTTCATTTGTCTTTAAAAGCTATCTTGGTGGTGCACAAATTGACTGGGCGGGAAGCGGATGGCAGGAAGGTGTAATACCAGCATTGGCAAGCTACTGGCTTGGTCCTGAAGGCTGTAAATCAGATGCACCGGACTACAAAAAGACACGCACATACTATGCACCAAAACTTATTGCTCAGGCAAGACTCTTCAAGTTCAGAAGCTTTGAAAAACAACATCCAGAGTACATGCCAGTAGATAGCAAATACATGATAATAACAAGCCTCTTTGGGCTGAGAATTCATCCAATCACAGGCAGGGAGAAAATGCATACTGGCGTTGACATTGGAGCTCCAGTGAACACTGATGTGAAAAGTATAATAGACGGTATAGTTGAGTTTACCGGAGCTATGCAGGGTTACGGAAACACTGTTATTGTAAAGGGCACTCTTTCAGGACAAGAAATAGAGGTATTGTATGCACACTTGAATTCAATCGTTGTTGAAAAAGGACAGGCTGTCACACAGGGACAAGTAGTTGGCGGAGTGGGTTCAACAGGGTGGAGTACTGGCCCGCATCTTCATTTTGAAATCAGAATTGCAGGACAGCCTGTTGACCCGTTTGAAATTTTGCAGTAG
- a CDS encoding LexA family protein has protein sequence MLSERQMHILSFIKSFHEDKKYGPTIKEIADGTGYSTTTVRNELISLEKRGFITRERGKYRTIVIN, from the coding sequence ATGCTGAGCGAAAGACAGATGCACATACTCTCTTTCATTAAAAGCTTTCATGAAGATAAAAAGTATGGCCCAACCATAAAGGAGATTGCAGACGGCACAGGCTATAGCACAACCACTGTCCGCAATGAACTAATCAGCCTTGAAAAGAGAGGATTCATAACAAGGGAAAGAGGAAAATACAGAACGATTGTAATCAATTAG
- a CDS encoding topoisomerase C-terminal repeat-containing protein: MLCPKCKNGLVVEDKNYKCPSCQISLPVAFYGYELKQEDIDKLVLEGVSDEIEFFSKTKKKKFKAKLVYKNGKVDFEFCSNKENEGKIEEEREKENDTICIFLNSLSSGVVRVFKMDGGKKEEKIYDFGTKATRYSHALSLIAILPLVPNDKKLRIISDDIAFVKYALGEATPRDRNIRTGIYVLLQELKNYTWSLELSMKKLRLKGGNSKKLSKNLFPYVSVKKAEEEERIIVEIENCNLAVEEHFLEYMQKAVKLKLGKYIVPKALNEKLNMWQEAAKN, translated from the coding sequence ATGTTATGCCCAAAATGCAAAAATGGACTTGTTGTAGAAGACAAAAACTACAAATGTCCTTCTTGCCAAATCTCCCTGCCAGTAGCTTTTTATGGCTACGAGCTAAAGCAAGAGGATATAGACAAGCTTGTATTAGAAGGTGTGAGCGATGAAATTGAGTTTTTCTCAAAAACAAAAAAGAAAAAGTTCAAGGCAAAACTTGTGTATAAAAATGGCAAAGTAGATTTTGAATTTTGTTCTAACAAAGAAAATGAGGGGAAAATAGAAGAAGAAAGAGAAAAAGAAAATGATACAATTTGCATTTTTCTAAATTCCCTCTCAAGCGGGGTTGTAAGAGTATTTAAAATGGATGGGGGTAAAAAGGAAGAGAAGATTTATGATTTTGGCACAAAGGCAACAAGATATTCTCATGCTCTTTCATTAATTGCGATTTTGCCTTTAGTTCCGAACGATAAAAAATTAAGAATAATCTCTGATGATATTGCTTTTGTAAAGTACGCTCTTGGTGAAGCAACACCAAGAGATAGAAATATTAGAACTGGAATCTATGTGCTCTTGCAGGAGCTTAAAAACTACACATGGAGTTTGGAACTCAGTATGAAAAAACTGAGGCTAAAAGGTGGAAATAGCAAGAAGCTTTCTAAAAACCTTTTTCCGTACGTTAGTGTAAAGAAGGCAGAGGAAGAAGAAAGGATAATAGTAGAGATAGAAAACTGCAATCTGGCAGTTGAGGAGCACTTTTTAGAGTATATGCAAAAAGCGGTAAAACTAAAGCTTGGCAAATACATTGTACCAAAAGCACTGAATGAAAAATTGAATATGTGGCAAGAGGCTGCAAAAAACTAA
- a CDS encoding nucleotide exchange factor GrpE produces MEMSQMENERERRKDKVRVYISPTSIDLLRIEFTSHLQDLKREISEVRTEFDTKLKTLEVNIKSEFNQKIGELSNQVANLQKETVYQITGLRSDTTTELSNTKQESTKEFSGVRKEIADVKNEIADFKQETAKEFASVRKEITDLKNEFIQFREETTKEFANIRNEFAQFKEETAREFANVRKEITDLRNELIQFKEETAIEFAAIRNEFADIKNTFRWNTIGIIAALLTGFAGIITAIVLNK; encoded by the coding sequence ATGGAGATGAGTCAAATGGAAAATGAAAGGGAAAGAAGAAAAGACAAAGTTAGAGTTTACATCAGCCCCACCAGTATCGACCTTTTAAGGATTGAATTTACCTCTCATCTTCAAGATCTCAAGCGTGAAATCTCAGAAGTCAGGACAGAATTTGATACAAAACTCAAGACTTTGGAAGTTAACATCAAAAGTGAATTTAACCAGAAAATTGGTGAACTTTCAAATCAGGTTGCAAACCTGCAAAAAGAAACTGTTTATCAAATCACGGGTTTGAGAAGCGATACAACAACAGAACTGAGCAATACCAAACAAGAGAGCACAAAAGAGTTTTCAGGTGTCAGAAAAGAGATAGCTGACGTAAAAAACGAAATTGCAGATTTCAAGCAGGAAACAGCCAAGGAGTTTGCAAGTGTAAGAAAAGAAATAACAGATCTGAAAAATGAGTTTATTCAGTTTAGAGAAGAAACCACAAAAGAGTTTGCCAATATAAGAAATGAGTTTGCACAGTTCAAGGAAGAAACAGCAAGAGAGTTTGCCAATGTGAGAAAAGAGATAACCGACTTGAGAAATGAGCTTATACAATTCAAAGAAGAAACAGCAATAGAATTTGCAGCTATCAGGAATGAATTCGCAGACATAAAGAATACATTTAGATGGAATACAATAGGCATTATCGCAGCACTTCTAACAGGGTTTGCAGGAATTATCACTGCAATAGTCCTAAATAAATAA
- a CDS encoding tyrosine-type recombinase/integrase gives MLKEFEDYLKTQDFTENTIKSYTKDVELFMRWYVDTTGQEFLPENLTEFDLVEYKSYLLRKNHKPSTVNRSIISLRKFVHFLLDRGLLNKDISTRLKQVKDTTRNLSPVVLDKKDIYKFRRTVHQFGKTRDVAFVELLLNTGMRISEAINLKLEDVEISERKGKVKIWGKGRSYREVPLNSDARKYLSEYLKKRPYSETNYLFVTSTGKKLTRNSAYKIIQKYAKLAGLCLHPHMLRHFFAQTLIDKGLNIYDVQQLLGHQRIETTLRYKKPNTKLQEEMVENLLE, from the coding sequence ATGCTGAAAGAATTTGAAGACTATCTAAAAACTCAGGACTTTACAGAAAACACAATAAAAAGTTATACCAAGGATGTTGAGCTTTTCATGCGCTGGTATGTTGATACTACTGGTCAGGAGTTTTTACCAGAGAATTTGACAGAGTTTGACCTTGTTGAGTACAAATCATACCTTCTGCGCAAAAACCACAAACCAAGTACAGTAAACCGAAGTATTATATCTCTAAGAAAATTTGTGCATTTTCTACTGGACAGAGGATTGCTTAATAAAGACATATCAACAAGACTAAAACAGGTAAAAGACACAACAAGAAATCTCTCCCCAGTAGTTTTAGACAAAAAAGATATATACAAGTTCCGTCGCACTGTACATCAATTTGGAAAGACAAGGGATGTCGCTTTTGTAGAGCTTCTACTCAATACAGGAATGAGAATATCAGAAGCTATAAATCTCAAACTTGAAGATGTTGAGATATCAGAGAGAAAAGGTAAAGTAAAAATCTGGGGCAAAGGCAGAAGCTATAGAGAAGTGCCTTTAAACTCCGATGCAAGAAAATACCTATCGGAATATCTGAAAAAGCGGCCTTACTCAGAAACAAACTATCTTTTTGTTACTTCAACGGGCAAAAAACTGACGCGCAACAGTGCCTATAAAATCATACAAAAGTATGCCAAACTTGCCGGGCTTTGTTTACATCCACACATGCTCAGGCATTTCTTTGCACAAACGTTGATTGATAAGGGTTTGAATATCTACGATGTTCAACAGCTGCTGGGACACCAAAGAATAGAAACAACTTTGAGATATAAAAAACCAAATACAAAGCTTCAGGAAGAAATGGTGGAAAACTTGTTAGAATAG